CAATATCGGTACTGATCGCTGATAAGCTCATTGGTGAACGAGGGTTCCAGATACACGACCCACTTGAGACTAGGATGATTGCTGAACATATCGGCCCACCAGGGCAGATAATGACTACCACGCAGTCATCTTCGTCTCTTCCCGCGCCGACGGCAATCGCTACCCCGGTCACTTCCACTTCGCCACCGATTCTTTCCCAAACCAACGAGCCACGCCTTGACCCAGCACCGATCGTTGCGGTCGTTGCTCCCGTTAATGAACCTCCACTTGAAGACCAACCAATAGCGGACATTCCGTCTAGCGACGATCTTGAAAACGGCAAAAATGTCTACGTTGCTGCCTGCTTTGTTTGTCATGAGACGGGAGCCGCTGGTGCCCCACTACGTGGTGATCAGACTGCCTGGCAACCACGCCTTGCACAAGGTAGGAAAGCATTGCTATTTCATGTATTGAATGGTTTCAATTCTATGCCCCGACGTGGCGGCAGTCCGAATCTTACTGAAAATGAAATGGCTGCGGCGCTATCTTACTTACTCTTCGATATTGAAGAAAATTAATAAAGTAATTTTGTTGGATATTCCAACGATATGTTCATAGGCCTGTTATGGAACCTGGAGTAAAAAAAAGTAAAGTGACTAAAAAAAATCAAGGAATTAGATTAATCAAACCTCAAAATGGTACGATTCCAGAATCTGGATCGGATGTTTTGTATTTAGATGTATTGGAGTCAACTATTACTACCCTTCGTGGGCAATTAGGCGAAGCATTTGAACGTGAGCAACAACAGCAGGTACGACTTGAACATTATGAGCGGGGAGTTGCTGAACTTTGGAGTATAACTGTAGAATTAAAAAAGGAATTGATTAAAAAAACGCATTTATTTCATGCAAAAATGTCTTAAGGATGGATAAAGACGAAAATTAAGACCCCATTCAATCGTGCTTGCTTAAAGGAGAGAGATTTTTTATTATTCTGAACCAGGGGGTTTTTAAAAAATTTATTTTTACCTACTAAACGTTTCAGGAGATCTTTAAGTGAAAAAATTTTTTACCATCATAATTTTAAAACTGTTATTACCGCTTTTTTCATTGGTGGGAATATTTTCCACCCTCCAGGGCTGCGATGGCGGAAAATCGGAAATAACTTTGCCATCTCAGGGAGTAGTCAGCCGTATAGAAGTCAGATCTGATCCCGCTTCCATTAGCATTGATAGCACTAGTACTGTTACCGCTAAACTTTATGATGCTGAAAACAATCTTATATCTGATGAAGTAAGTGTCAGTTTTTCAGTTGATAAACCTGAACTTGGCTCTATCTCATCTTCTGCCACCACCACGAATGGTGCTGCTCAGGCTACTTTCTCAGCGGTCAAAATTGGAAAGGTAACCATTACGGTGACTTTCGGCGATATCAAGGGA
This is a stretch of genomic DNA from Gammaproteobacteria bacterium. It encodes these proteins:
- a CDS encoding hypothetical protein (Evidence 5 : Unknown function); amino-acid sequence: MNNFNAVFIGLIALTISVLIADKLIGERGFQIHDPLETRMIAEHIGPPGQIMTTTQSSSSLPAPTAIATPVTSTSPPILSQTNEPRLDPAPIVAVVAPVNEPPLEDQPIADIPSSDDLENGKNVYVAACFVCHETGAAGAPLRGDQTAWQPRLAQGRKALLFHVLNGFNSMPRRGGSPNLTENEMAAALSYLLFDIEEN
- a CDS encoding hypothetical protein (Evidence 5 : Unknown function); protein product: MEPGVKKSKVTKKNQGIRLIKPQNGTIPESGSDVLYLDVLESTITTLRGQLGEAFEREQQQQVRLEHYERGVAELWSITVELKKELIKKTHLFHAKMS